A portion of the Thunnus maccoyii chromosome 20, fThuMac1.1, whole genome shotgun sequence genome contains these proteins:
- the sbk1 gene encoding serine/threonine-protein kinase SBK1 isoform X1: MQDHGGERQVASSLPHSVKASLSLSPSGPGRVGSGGGSPTSKMGYCGGVPVEDMQALAITSLSAADVAKQYEHIRELGKGTYGKVDLVAHRTQGTKMALKFVTKNKTKLKSFLREYSLTGSLSCSPFIIKVLDVLFETEDSYVFGQEYAPAGDLFDIIPPQVGLPEEMVKRCMQQLGLALDFMHSKNLVHRDVKPENVLLFDRECRRIKLADFGMTRRVGCRVKRVSGTIPYTAPEVCRASRAEGFLVSTSLDVWAFGVLVFCMLTGNFPWEAALPADAFYEEFRRWQKAGCPVGTYPSQWRRFTDDALRMFQRLLAAEPEKRCGVKDVFCFVKYELVSELRRRASCRAKRGERSSSGVCTGSCTSSSSSSSSRSSHRHPEPSTPPGTSCLRPAPLKRSVLSDPLSPREESGQHQSPGRDKNKSQMVMATAIEICV; encoded by the exons tctGCCCCACAGCGTCAAGGCGAGcctgtctctttctccatctgGCCCAGGACGGGTGGGCAGCGGCGGGGGCTCCCCTACATCCAAGATGGGCTACTGCGGAGGGGTGCCTGTGGAGGACATGCAGGCCTTGGCTATCACCTCGCTGTCGGCAGCAGATGTAGCCAAACAATATGAGCACATCCGCGAGCTGGGGAAGGGCACATATGGCAAGGTGGATCTGGTGGCACATAGAACCCAAG GTACCAAAATGGCGCTGAAGTTTGTTACCAAGAACAAGACGAAGCTCAAGAGTTTCCTGCGGGAATACAGTCTAACAGGCTCACTTAGCTGCAGCCCTTTCATCATCAAAGTCCTGGACGTGCTTTTTGAGACAGAGGACAGCTATGTGTTTGGACAAGAATATGCCCCCGCCGGGGACCTTTTCGACATCATTCCCCCACAG gTGGGTCTGCCAGAGGAAATGGTAAAGCGCTGCATGCAACAACTGGGCTTGGCCCTGGACTTTATGCACAGTAAAAATCTGGTACATCGAGATGTCAAACCAGAGAATGTGCTCCTTTTTGACCGTGAGTGCCGCCGCATCAAGCTGGCCGACTTTGGCATGACCCGACGCGTGGGCTGCCGTGTGAAACGGGTGAGTGGCACCATCCCCTACACAGCGCCAGAGGTGTGCCGCGCCAGCCGTGCTGAGGGTTTCCTGGTATCCACCAGTCTGGATGTGTGGGCATTCGGTGTGCTGGTCTTCTGTATGCTGACAGGCAATTTCCCCTGGGAGGCAGCGCTGCCAGCCGATGCCTTCTACGAGGAGTTCCGGCGCTGGCAGAAAGCAGGATGTCCTGTAGGAACATATCCGTCTCAGTGGCGCCGCTTCACTGATGATGCCTTGCGCATGTTTCAGAGGCTGCTAGCCGCTGAGCCAGAAAAACGCTGTGGAGTCAAGGACGTCTTCTGCTTTGTCAAGTATGAGCTGGTCAGCGAGCTCAGGCGCAGAGCATCTTGCCGAGCCAAgagaggtgagaggtcaagcTCGGGAGTGTGCACTGGCAGTTGCACTTCCTCCTcgtcatcctcttcatcacgcTCCTCCCACAGACACCCTGAACCCTCCACCCCTCCAGGAACATCCTGTCTTCGCCCGGCACCACTCAAACGTAGTGTCCTCTCCGACCCGTTGTCTCCAAGAGAGGAGTCTGGACAGCACCAGTCTCCAGGCCGAGACAAGAACAAAAGCCAGATGGTGATGGCGACCGCCATCGAAATCTGTGTGTGA
- the sbk1 gene encoding serine/threonine-protein kinase SBK1 isoform X2 produces the protein MGYCGGVPVEDMQALAITSLSAADVAKQYEHIRELGKGTYGKVDLVAHRTQGTKMALKFVTKNKTKLKSFLREYSLTGSLSCSPFIIKVLDVLFETEDSYVFGQEYAPAGDLFDIIPPQVGLPEEMVKRCMQQLGLALDFMHSKNLVHRDVKPENVLLFDRECRRIKLADFGMTRRVGCRVKRVSGTIPYTAPEVCRASRAEGFLVSTSLDVWAFGVLVFCMLTGNFPWEAALPADAFYEEFRRWQKAGCPVGTYPSQWRRFTDDALRMFQRLLAAEPEKRCGVKDVFCFVKYELVSELRRRASCRAKRGERSSSGVCTGSCTSSSSSSSSRSSHRHPEPSTPPGTSCLRPAPLKRSVLSDPLSPREESGQHQSPGRDKNKSQMVMATAIEICV, from the exons ATGGGCTACTGCGGAGGGGTGCCTGTGGAGGACATGCAGGCCTTGGCTATCACCTCGCTGTCGGCAGCAGATGTAGCCAAACAATATGAGCACATCCGCGAGCTGGGGAAGGGCACATATGGCAAGGTGGATCTGGTGGCACATAGAACCCAAG GTACCAAAATGGCGCTGAAGTTTGTTACCAAGAACAAGACGAAGCTCAAGAGTTTCCTGCGGGAATACAGTCTAACAGGCTCACTTAGCTGCAGCCCTTTCATCATCAAAGTCCTGGACGTGCTTTTTGAGACAGAGGACAGCTATGTGTTTGGACAAGAATATGCCCCCGCCGGGGACCTTTTCGACATCATTCCCCCACAG gTGGGTCTGCCAGAGGAAATGGTAAAGCGCTGCATGCAACAACTGGGCTTGGCCCTGGACTTTATGCACAGTAAAAATCTGGTACATCGAGATGTCAAACCAGAGAATGTGCTCCTTTTTGACCGTGAGTGCCGCCGCATCAAGCTGGCCGACTTTGGCATGACCCGACGCGTGGGCTGCCGTGTGAAACGGGTGAGTGGCACCATCCCCTACACAGCGCCAGAGGTGTGCCGCGCCAGCCGTGCTGAGGGTTTCCTGGTATCCACCAGTCTGGATGTGTGGGCATTCGGTGTGCTGGTCTTCTGTATGCTGACAGGCAATTTCCCCTGGGAGGCAGCGCTGCCAGCCGATGCCTTCTACGAGGAGTTCCGGCGCTGGCAGAAAGCAGGATGTCCTGTAGGAACATATCCGTCTCAGTGGCGCCGCTTCACTGATGATGCCTTGCGCATGTTTCAGAGGCTGCTAGCCGCTGAGCCAGAAAAACGCTGTGGAGTCAAGGACGTCTTCTGCTTTGTCAAGTATGAGCTGGTCAGCGAGCTCAGGCGCAGAGCATCTTGCCGAGCCAAgagaggtgagaggtcaagcTCGGGAGTGTGCACTGGCAGTTGCACTTCCTCCTcgtcatcctcttcatcacgcTCCTCCCACAGACACCCTGAACCCTCCACCCCTCCAGGAACATCCTGTCTTCGCCCGGCACCACTCAAACGTAGTGTCCTCTCCGACCCGTTGTCTCCAAGAGAGGAGTCTGGACAGCACCAGTCTCCAGGCCGAGACAAGAACAAAAGCCAGATGGTGATGGCGACCGCCATCGAAATCTGTGTGTGA